The Metabacillus schmidteae genome has a segment encoding these proteins:
- a CDS encoding response regulator transcription factor produces MRILYIEDEEELGSWVYQDLTKRGYQVKWLKNGDTAMEHSNTSDLAILDVMLPGLDGFSIGKRLKKASPSLPIIMLSARSQVDDKLEGLEFADDYITKPFHPDELAARIGVLLRRFDRIMPSEVRIQHLRYLPNHYQLFKEDKQEEIILTSKQLQIFDYLLKHSGQIMTKEQIYESIWEEDYFEGDKTLMVHIRYLREKIEKDPAKPTIIETIRGIGYRLKQ; encoded by the coding sequence ATGAGAATTCTATACATAGAAGATGAAGAAGAATTAGGCTCATGGGTATATCAAGATCTAACGAAGCGAGGGTATCAAGTAAAGTGGTTAAAAAACGGTGACACAGCCATGGAACACTCCAATACATCTGATCTTGCCATTCTTGATGTGATGCTACCGGGATTAGACGGGTTTTCAATTGGAAAGCGCTTGAAAAAGGCATCGCCATCACTTCCAATTATCATGTTATCAGCACGATCACAAGTAGATGATAAACTCGAAGGTCTGGAATTTGCAGATGACTATATAACAAAACCATTTCATCCAGATGAACTTGCTGCAAGAATTGGGGTGTTGTTACGTCGTTTTGATCGAATTATGCCTTCAGAGGTAAGAATTCAGCATTTACGCTATTTGCCAAATCACTATCAGCTTTTCAAAGAAGATAAACAAGAAGAAATTATATTAACATCTAAACAGCTTCAAATTTTTGATTATTTATTAAAGCATTCCGGTCAAATTATGACAAAAGAACAAATTTACGAATCGATTTGGGAAGAAGATTATTTTGAAGGTGACAAGACGTTAATGGTACACATTCGCTATCTTCGGGAAAAAATTGAAAAAGATCCAGCTAAGCCTACGATCATCGAAACAATTCGGGGTATTGGCTATAGGCTAAAACAATGA
- a CDS encoding nucleoside hydrolase yields MNEKKRVIIDTDTAGDDTISILTALHYFQVEGIMVTGGNVEFIQQVQNALYTVQIAGKSGQVPVYKGYERPLMGLGENKHLTVEDVHGKDGMGDSFFEQAVQSPSEGHAVDFLIDTVHKYPGEIHILAIAPLTNIAMAIKKDPTIVSKIPHLYIMGGTNNALGNITPSAEYNFFVDPEAAKIVLHSDIPMTMVGWEMCTRYSIMDDDDHHDIEALATKGSQFFKDVNKVVMKFNKSVHKLNGTTHPDTLLAAVAANEQIMTKSNLYHVDVETVGELTRGYSLVDVNNRLNRPKNVRVCEAIDRDGFKMMLVDVLGAIK; encoded by the coding sequence ATGAACGAAAAAAAACGAGTTATAATTGATACAGATACTGCCGGTGATGACACAATTTCAATCTTAACAGCTCTTCATTATTTTCAAGTAGAAGGAATAATGGTTACTGGAGGAAATGTTGAATTTATACAACAAGTCCAAAATGCACTTTACACCGTTCAAATTGCAGGAAAGAGCGGCCAGGTTCCAGTTTACAAAGGATATGAACGTCCATTAATGGGCCTTGGTGAAAATAAGCATCTTACAGTTGAAGATGTACATGGTAAGGATGGCATGGGTGATTCGTTTTTTGAACAAGCAGTCCAGTCCCCATCAGAAGGGCATGCAGTGGATTTTCTGATTGATACAGTACACAAGTATCCGGGAGAGATACATATATTGGCTATTGCACCATTAACGAATATTGCAATGGCAATCAAAAAAGATCCGACTATTGTTTCAAAAATTCCTCATTTGTATATTATGGGCGGTACCAACAATGCATTAGGAAATATTACACCGAGTGCTGAATACAATTTTTTCGTTGATCCTGAAGCTGCAAAAATCGTTCTTCATTCCGATATTCCGATGACAATGGTTGGCTGGGAAATGTGTACCCGATATTCAATTATGGATGATGATGATCATCATGACATCGAAGCCTTAGCTACAAAGGGTTCTCAATTTTTTAAAGATGTCAATAAAGTCGTCATGAAATTTAACAAAAGTGTTCACAAGTTAAATGGAACAACACATCCTGATACATTATTAGCTGCTGTTGCAGCAAATGAACAAATCATGACAAAATCAAACCTTTATCATGTTGATGTCGAAACCGTCGGAGAGCTTACAAGAGGCTACAGTCTTGTAGATGTAAATAACCGATTGAATCGCCCAAAAAATGTTCGAGTTTGTGAAGCTATTGATCGAGATGGATTTAAAATGATGTTAGTGGATGTATTAGGTGCAATCAAATAA
- a CDS encoding nucleoside hydrolase — translation MKKKIYFNHDGGVDDLISLFLLLQMDTVELTGVSVIPADCYLEPAMFASRKIIDRFGHNGSDLDVAESTSRAKNPFPKDWRMHAFYVDALPILNESGKVDTPVADIPAHLHLIKTLRETEEKTTLLFTGPLTDLARALDVAPEIEEKIERLVWMGGTFREEGNVHEPEHDGTAEWNVYWDPEAAARVWDTNIEIDLVALESTNQVPLTLDVRQRWAAERNYIGVDFLGQCYAMVPPLVHFSTNSTYYLWDVLTTAFVGDPDLVKVQTINSIVVTDGPSQGRTVETADGRPVHVVYDVNRDAFFDYITELAKKSK, via the coding sequence ATGAAAAAGAAAATTTACTTTAATCATGATGGCGGCGTAGATGATTTAATCTCATTGTTTTTATTACTTCAGATGGACACTGTTGAACTAACTGGTGTGTCAGTGATTCCTGCAGATTGTTATTTAGAACCCGCAATGTTTGCGAGTCGTAAAATTATCGATCGATTTGGACATAATGGTTCAGATCTGGATGTTGCAGAATCAACTTCTCGCGCGAAAAACCCTTTTCCAAAAGACTGGCGAATGCATGCGTTTTATGTTGATGCCCTGCCAATCCTTAATGAATCAGGAAAAGTTGATACACCTGTCGCAGACATCCCTGCACATCTACATTTGATCAAAACACTTCGTGAAACCGAAGAAAAAACAACGTTGTTATTCACAGGCCCACTTACCGATCTAGCCCGTGCATTAGATGTTGCTCCTGAAATCGAAGAAAAAATTGAACGACTTGTTTGGATGGGTGGAACATTCCGTGAAGAAGGAAATGTTCATGAACCTGAACATGATGGAACAGCTGAATGGAATGTTTATTGGGATCCGGAAGCAGCGGCTCGCGTGTGGGACACAAACATAGAAATCGATCTAGTAGCACTTGAGAGTACAAACCAAGTCCCGTTAACATTAGATGTACGCCAGCGTTGGGCAGCAGAACGCAACTATATTGGGGTTGATTTTCTTGGCCAATGCTATGCAATGGTACCGCCTCTTGTACACTTTTCAACGAACTCTACCTACTATTTGTGGGATGTATTAACAACTGCGTTTGTCGGTGATCCTGATCTAGTGAAAGTACAAACGATTAACAGCATTGTTGTAACAGACGGTCCAAGTCAAGGGCGAACGGTTGAAACAGCTGATGGACGTCCGGTACATGTCGTTTATGATGTAAACCGTGATGCATTCTTCGATTATATAACTGAACTAGCAAAGAAAAGTAAGTGA